GCTGGAGGAAGAGTTCACGTGAAAGCCGCTCTTACCAGCCGGAGCTCTTCATGGCACCCAGCAGGAGTTTAGCGTAAGGACCTGAAAGAGACACACACCGCTTCAGTTCATGTGTTAAAACACTGTCTGCAGCGACTGCATACTTTACTGTAATCTGAGGAAGCTTGTTTCCGCCatgcaacaaaaaataaataaataaaggtaactgcaacttatctcataattgtgacttttttcttagaattctgagaattattaattaattataccttttttattctgttgtagaaaaaaaacagcattgcgAGATTTAAACCAAAAACTCTAGAGAAAAAATTtctaaattgtgagattaaaataataatcggAATaacctttttatatttttagttaattatattaattaattaaattaatataattttttttatttggttaataaaaaaaatagagatATGAACTCCATGAATTCTATTTGTACACATATTTTGTggcacaaacaaataaaaacaaacttgtgaaaatgtaaactcagaattctgattaaaaaaaggcaaaattgCAAGacagtcaaaattgtgagattcacaaaaatatcatttctaaataattacaaatcgTAAaaaccttttcttttctttttctttttttggtggCAGAGACAAATTCATCAGAATTacgagaaaaaaaagtcaaaattgtgagattaaataataataataataataataataactaaagaAAATCGaaattactcttttttttttttttatttggtggcagagaaaaaaaaaagtaagaagtcttacatatatatatatatatttttttaagattgcaaaaagtcagaattgtgagataaaaattcGCAATCACCTTTcccctttctttttcttttcatttttttcttatatttcGTGGTAGAAACAAGCTTCCACAGTAATGCAGAGATGATCTGTAGCATCACGTGTGTGTACAGTTCTCTACAGAAACACTACTGTACGATAAACTCTAGTAACTCTAATGTAATATCGCAATAGCGGAGAGAAGTCAATAATGCAGGGCGCTTACTAGTGTCCATGGCGAACTGCAGCATGATCTGACACTTGTGTTTAAAGGTGAAGAGACTCTCTCCGATCGAGCCCTGCTGGAACTTGCTGCTGCCGCGCTCGGGGTATAAACCGTAGCCGAAGTCCTCCTCCTTCTGCTGCTTGCTCTCCGCCGCCGCTTTCTGCTCTTCGGGCTCTTTGTTGTCCCGAAGCGGCTCTTTATTAATATATCCTTCTTCTTTTGCCCCGTTTTGAGCCATAGCTCTGAGCTGCTCGCGCTCGCAGAGGTCACGCGGGGCGTCCGTGAGTCACGTGACTGAACGCAGGCGAAGGGTGACAGAGGGATTAAAGTAGTTCAGTTATTGAAACGGGCGCTTTTTTTTACTGAATCTAATTAGTTTAtgcggtatttattttttaattgttttgcttTTCGAAATAAGATAATTTTGATCTCGTCaaggttgttttgttttcaaaataaaagtcccccGTCTGATCGACATAAGCAagagactctctctctctctctctctctctctctatatatatatatcatattctGACGAACattaaaaacaccaaaaacgggtaatgaagaaaataattatttctagACTTTTCAGCGCCATTACGTGCGCGCGCAGTGCTTGTCGTGTGCGTGACGTAGTTAGCGCATGCGCGCAGAGGAGTTTATTCTTGTCATGGCGCTGAACACAAACTACTGATCAGAACTCTTCATCATCACTACAGGTatgacacacacactcctgatTCTGCTCTTCACTGCTGTTAAAACCGCTCATTTAAACCCGTCTGGATGAGTTTCTCTAAACCTGCGTTTAAGATAGGTTTATAATTAGCAGTTAAATATCTCACATGTGCGTTAGCATGCCAGTAACGTTAACCCATGTTTTTACTAAAAATTTGAGATCAAATAAATTATAAGGTAATTAtaagtatatgtgtgtgtgtgtagatgagTCGTTCAGCTCTGTATTTAACTCCTCACAGCTCATAATAAACCTTCTATTAGGGGATGTTCTTTTTGTCGCAGATACAGCGAATGTTCTAGAATTACAGACCGACGATTTCGAGgcgtattttttttattttttttttatattattttgcgGAATCACTTATTAGCGGGCTTTTTCAGAGTCGCATTGTTGTTAGTTTAACTTTTGAAGAGTTACCATGGTAACCGTAGCTTCCGCCAACGTACTGTAGTTACCACTATTGTTTCTACTGTAAAATCATAATTAGCGATAATTGTCATAATAAGCCATCATTGTGTTTGATTATATTACTTAAAAGTAATATagatattaaatacaaataattaaatctcttttttttggctaattttatctgtaaaagaaaacctgcctaataattcagcacacctgaaataaggagtttttgactttcagccttcatggacaattatatataacttagaaatgattaaatacaaaatcaatagtagtcattaagattgatgtggtttggaattggtaaaattttcttggcaaagaaatatgaccagaatatcaacttgcctaataattctgcacacagtgtatgtatatatatatttatttattatttatttattttatttttttgcaccctcagattccagattttcaagtaGTTGTGTCTCAGCCAatataacatttctaatttcaaaaaatggacccttatgactggttttgtggtccagggttacatatattttttatttgaagtacccctgagattttaaaataaagattttaatggtgaagtatcacatttgcatattcatggttctctgacattggctatggtcacatgacatgcaggtaaccaaataaaatatttcagtttttcagtaagtgttttgattaattttaaatttaattgttttaatttaactttttttttttttattattatttacttaattattcgcttttcattaaactcataaaccccttgcagttccttcacaaactcggtttgggaaaccttgacgtAATATATattcatgttgttaataacaacAAACTGAATATATTTTCTCACTCTTAATATGTTTATCTCAATATGATACAAGATTAtcctgtttaaatcaatgtgaaaaaagtaatctaaaagtaatctgattatattacctaaattGTGtgatgtaatggattacgttactaattaaattttttgtcatgtaatttggaatcagtaacggattacaatttgtaagtaatctacccagctctgtatgcgtgtgtgtatatatatatatacagtggggcaaaaaagtatttagtcagccaccaattgtgcaagttctcccacttaaaaagatgagaggcctgtaattttcatcataggtatacctcaactatgagagacaaaatgagaaaaaaatccagaaaatcacattgtaggatttttaaagaattaattggtaaattcctcggtaaaataagtatttggtcacctacaaacaagcaagatttctggctctcacagacctgtaacttcttctttaagaggctcctctgtcctccactcgttacctgtattaatggcatctgtttgaactcgttatcagtataaaagacacctgtccacaacctcaaacagtccaactccaaactccaccatggccaagaccaaagagctgtcaaaggacaccagaaacacaattgtagacctgcaccaggctgggaagactgaatctgcaataggtaagcagcttggtgtgaagaaatcaactgtgggagcaattattagaaaatggaagacatacaagaccactgataatctccctcgatctggggctccacgcaagatctcaccccgtggggtcaaaatgatcacaagaactgtgagcaaaaatcccagaaccacacggggacctagtgaatgacctgcagagagctgggaccaaagtaacaaaggctaccatcagtaacacactgcgccagggactcaaatcctgcagtgccaggcgtgtcccctgcttaagccagtacatgtccggcccgtctgaagtttgctagagagcatctggatgatccagaagaggattgggagaatgtcatatggtcagatgaaaccaaaatataacttttggtaaaactcaaagaatgctgagttgcatccaaagaacagcatacctactgtgaagcatgggggtggaaacatcatgctttggggccgtttttctgcaaagggaccaggacgactgatccgtgtaaacgaaagaatgaatggggccatgtatcgtgagattttggtgaaaacctccttccatcagcaagggcattgaagatgaaacgtggctgggtctttcagcatgacaatgatcccaaacacaccgcccgagcaatgaaggagtggcttcgtaagaagcatttcaaggtcctggagtggccgagccagtgtccagatctcaacccgctgttgcccagcgacagccccaaaacattactgctctagaggagatctgcatggaggaatgggccaaaataccagcaacagtgtgtgaacaccttgtgaagacttacagaaaacgtttgacctctgtcattgccaacaaagggtatataacaaagtattgagatgaaattttgttattgaccaaatacttattttccaccataatttgcaaataaattctttaaaaatcctacaatgtgattttctggattttttttctcattttgtctctcatagttgaggtatacctatgatgaaaattacaggcctctctcatctttttaagtgggtgactgactaaatacttttttgccccactgtatgtatatatatatatatatatatattcctaaAGAGAAAGAACAAAGttcttgtttgattttgttgacatattaaaGGTTTTTCCAGAGGagattttacagaaaataaatacattttcaaatacaaTGTTTGTagggaaaatgtttttgtattaatcagtttgaatgaaatatgaacaaacccataaaatgcattaaataaacacTGGTTTTTTTCCCACTAGTCTGAAAGCAAACATGTTATGGAGCGGTGCAtgaataaacagtttttttattgtagttgttttaaattggtGAAATCGTGTTTGTTGCAGGGAATCTCTTTCTGTGCGATGTCGTCTAGAAGAGCGCAGTAATGTCGGGGAATAAAGCGGTGGAGCTTCAGATACAGATGCGACAGAACGCAGAAGATCTGCAGAACTTCATGAAGGAGCTGAACAACTGGGAGGAAGAAATCAAGAAGAAAGACCAGCAGCTTCGCACCGGAAACGTCAGCGAACCGCCGGTAAAACTCAGATTCTGACCACTTCAGATTCAggtgtttgtttgctaacatgTGTTTTATTCCAGAAGACGCTCCCGCCGGTGAGGAACAAAGATTATAAGAAGACGAAGAAGAGTGTGAAGCATCAGACTAACGGTGACGGTCCGAAGGAGCAGAAGGAGGCACAGCGCATAAAATCCTACGATTATCAGGCCTGGGATAAATTTGATGTGGTAATATGATTCTGCGTTCTGATTCGAGCTCTGATGTGCATAAAGATGCAGTGATTTCATCAATgaatgctgtttgtttgcagGAAAAGACTCTGGAGGCCATGGACACAGAGGAGAGCCCGGCCCACTCCAACGAATCGGACTCTGAAGGGCTTCCGGTGGACAGAGATCTGGCGCTGACCGAGAAAGAGAAGGTCCTGCTCATTCTGTTAATGACAAAAAATGTTGACAAGATGACACTGACGTCATTAAACTCTAATTGCATCAACATACAATACTGTCAATGAAATAAGATGAGACtcaaatgtgttaaaaaatgtCTTTTCATCAACAAAAAAGAGGAGGAAGAAAATCTGCTTGGGTTGCCATATATCAAGAGTTATCCCCTAATTACAGCTTCTCTTAAAAGGACATATTTTCTAccctgtgtttattttattttcacaatcTGGCAACGgttcacatacacacatgtgCGTTGATCAATCTTATTCTGCTCAAATGAAAGTGTGTTTCTTCACACAGACATTTGCACTGATTCTGTGAGTCTTAATTCACACAATTTAAGTCCtgaaaaaggtcttaaatcagagcagaaatcCTAAATTGGCATGAAATTTTGCATGCATTGCGAAAAAATACGAAGCAAATACAATACAATGAAtctaaactagtgctgtcaatcgattaatcgcgattaatcatctaaacatccttaaatcaggGATCCTTGAGAAATTGAATTGTTAATTGGTTAGAGTTAGGGTTAAATGGAAAAgttaagtgagtttatgcttaaaacaagaagagTGGAACACCATGAAAACTTTTCTATATTTTagtgtttgtcatttttgtaaagtgaattaaaaagtaatgaagATCGGTTGGAAGTTAGATTTTTGGCGAATCAGTAGTATTACACAGAACATACAGTGGCATCGTgcgaaagtttgtgaaccccttgcagaatctgtgaataattttaacaaaatgcatgttattttgtacttttctgagtaagatattttaagtaaagatgtttacatgtagtccacaagacaaaaaaaatatttaaaaatagctgaaattattaaaataaccccctTCAGAAGTTTGGGAACCgttggttcttaatactgtgtgtggtttcctggatgatccacgttttgtgatggttgtttatgagtcccttgtttgttcttgtttgttcagttaaactgagcactgttgttcagaaaaatcctccatttCCTGCAGATTattcagttttccagcatcttttgcactttttccagcagtgactgtatgattttgagatccatcttttcagaCTGGGGACAATCGAGGGACTCAAACACtgttaactattaaaaaaaaaaaaggttcaaaccttcactgatgctccagaaggaaacacgatgcattaagagctggggggtgaaaacttttgaacatttgaagATGTTcaattttttcttattttgtagaaatatatatatttttccatttagtaGTGCCCTTCGGAAGCAACAGAAGTTACTTGCATGTTTCCCGgaagtgtgaaaagatggatctcaaaatcatacagtcactgctggaaagggttcaaatatgcaaaagatgctggaaaactgttcttaacttttttttttttttatatgtaaacatcttttatgtaaaatatcttactcaggacagtattaaataaaaaaaaataacatgcattttgtatgatcgcTGTTATCTTAAAATtattcacagattctgcaaggggttcacaaacttttgcATGAAGCCACTGTATCGAGTTATGTtcccttcaatttattcctcaaggcgagacactgcaggtgaatagggggaaaaaataactaatagttatcgccttagatacctagttgattgattactttgataattgcaaacattttttgtattgcaagttttctaaaatgttaggtttaaatatgcaaatgaggcattatttaatgaaatgatatatgctaatttgcatacatttctagtacaaaatACTAACCACTGGATGATCTCCGTTTCAAAATTCCtgtataatttttttgacatattagaGTCAAAATCTCAtttttgtcactccataattcagaaaatacttagaacagacagaaaacaatatattttcacaattttggggaataaaatattgtatataattaagcaaattatatatgaacaaatccctctgtaaaaaccttcaggatatagacaggaataaaaatgtatagtttggtgtgtgttttttaatacaaaatttgtattgtaattgaaatccatcgacacaaatagataaagtgctataaaagatatttgtttacatttatttagcagagcttttatccaaagcgacttacattgcattcaagttacagtttttttttacatttaatcagctcttaagaaacacttaacagtgtctttaGGACAcaaaaaaagcccaaaatctcaaacttGACCGGTGCATGAAAAAATTACCTTCATTAAAACTCTCATGAGGAACTGTAATAAACCAAACATGATCTTGAGTGTTTGTTGATGTTTCAGGGGAACGAGTTGTTCCGGGACGGCCGGTACGACAGCGCCATCGAGTGCTACACCAGAGGAATGGACGCCGATCCGTACAGCCCCGTCCTGCCCACCAACAGAGCGGCCTGCTTCTTCAGACTGAACAAGTACAGCGTCTCCCGTCTTCTTACAGGTGTGTTCTGGTGGATCGGTCCTGATGAGAGTGTTTGTGTGCCGCAGGTTCGCTGTGGCCGAGTCCGACTGTAATTTGGCCATCGCTCTGGACGGGAAATACATCAAAGCGTACATCAGGAGAGCGGCGGCACGCGTGGTGCTCAACAAACACCAGGACGCTCTCGAAGGTCTGAAGCTTTATCAGGAAATCATGGAAGTGAATGAAGTTACTGTCGTGATTGAATATTTATCTAGTTCTGCTCTGATCTGAAATAATCCATCAGCAAAAACGTGCCTGAATTTGTGAGCCAGCTGGATcttttcagtgattcagttgaACTGgttcacaaatcattctaaatGATTCATTTCACACACAACcataattcaaagtgctttgcttttttttttttaaaggacatATTTTCTGCCCTGTGTTTATTTTATCTTCACAATCTGGCAACTgttcacatatttatttatgaaagtcAAAAGTTTcgaataattaaacattttgaaaagtgtCCTCTGCccaacaaggctgcattcatttgatcaaaaatacagtaaaaacagttaaatattattacatttaaaacaactgttttctatgtgaatatattgtaaaatgtaatttattgctgtgatcaaatctgaattttcagcatcattgtcttgttttaattaaatgtattctaattatttagttttaacttatttaatttgaattctatttaattattttattttgtaatcaaaaatacagtaaaagcagcaatattgtgaaatattattacaatataaaataacagttgtacatgaatatatagtaaaattaaatgtattgctgtaatcaaatgtaaattttcagcagataATACTccagttttattttaggttattctaattattttattttaacttattacatttttatgttatttttattatgtagtcaccctatcttttttttttgtgtgtgtgtgtgttatcaaaaatataataaaaactgttgcacaaaaatattaagcagcagttttcaaataaatgcagcataaaACATACATAAAGGAAATTTACACTACTAGTcaatttggaataattaagatttttttaagcatgttttaaatcaaaaaagaaaaaaattaaattatcacGCATTTCAACAGATgcacaagaaataaaaataacaataaaaatccaGTCTGAATCATAAACGCAGTTCACATCTCGTCTCTGTTCATTGGTCCAGATTATGAAGTGGTTCTCAAACTGGATCCTGGAAACTCGGAGGCCCAGAATGAGATCCAGAAGCTGCAGCAGGTCTGTAGCTGATCCGGTTTGACAGACGCGTGTGCTGTGAGATCTGTCAGTGACCGATGCCTCGTTCCAGGTGCTGGGCTCGAGCGGAGGAACGGCGGAGAAGAGCGAGAGCGATGCAGAGCAGACTACAGCGGATCCCTTACAGCAGCAGCGGCTGCAGGAACAGCAGAGGAAACAGGAAGCAGTCGTGCAGAAGGACAGAGTGAGAAGcctctcttcttcttcttcttcttcgtgTGATTGAGCTGATCTGAACGCTGACGCCGTTTCTGTGCGCTTCAGGGAAATGCTTACTTTAAAGAAGGCAAGTACGAGGCGGCGGTGGAGTGTTACTCCAGAGGAATGGAGGCGGATGGGACGAACGCGCTGCTGCCCGCTAACAGAGCCATGGCCTACCTCAAACTCCACAGGTGACATCCCTCAGAAGTGCGCTCGCTGTCTAGTGCAGTGTcgggggtaatgcattacaagtaacgcgagttacatAACcacattacttttttcaagCCACTAGTAAAGTtccgcattactttttaattcagAAGGAAATATCACTTTCtaaacgcattactttccaaaaaatgcaattagttgCATTTTTAGGAAGTAAcgtaatattgtaatgcattacttttaaagtaactttccccaacgcTGGTCTAGTGTGAGTTAGTTCTGTGTGTGAGGGTGCGGTTTGTGTTTGTGCAGGTTCAGCGAGGCGGAGCAGGACTGCAGCGCGGCCCTCGCTCTCGACGCCACCTACGCCAAAGCCTTCGCCAGACGAGCCACGGCCAGAGCCGCTCTAGGCAGGATCAGAGAGGCCAAAGAAGGTCCGTCATCCATCGCTTCGCTCGCTTTCGCAGCCTAGTCCACGTTTCTGAAGAGCtcacatgtgtttgtgtttgtttgcagaTTTTGAGCAGGTTCTGAAGCTGGAGCCGGGAAACAAACAGGCCACGAGTGAGATCGAGAAACTCTCAGCGGTACGTGTGACCATGAGTGTGTTGTTATTGTGCCCGTCAGATCTCAGGATGATTCGGGGACAAAAATCTGATTGCAGttttctgataaaaattattgtgattatttatttatatatatatatatatatatattaaaaaattattattgtttttttttaaatgcttaataacaatttgaccaaaatattgtcatttatatttatcaatatggctatactattattattaatattattaatattattatataaaaatattaaaatgactaattaaaaccaaaataagaaatattactattaatagaTAATTCACTTGATAAAAATCAAGAtacttgatttaataaaaatgtgtaaattttttcattatagctgtaaaattgtgtttttaataaGTGCACAACATTTTGGGGAAAAACTCTAATCTCAgcttttagagaaaaaaaaaatagctgtgctgcactattgtaatatttcactaaaatacaaaatagtatttaaaacaaaaatcaaaatgattaatttattcatgaatataaaataattattattaataatagcaaatataaaatgactaaataaaaaaaaaaattataataattttattttattccagtattttgcacaaataaaaaaatctagtatttaaaaaaaattattatttacattacaacagtaaaattatgaAGCTAATATTTTTGACTTCTACTAATTTTTATACCATCGAggttttattttggttgaaaCTCACAGGGAGCCTTCTCTTTTGTTGCAAaactaaaagcaaataaaaataaccttCTTTAACTCTCAATATGTATGAGAGCAAACCAAAAAGCATCAGACCTTATTGATGTTCGTATTAAACCACATTTAGATCATTTAAATATGAACTTGTATTTAACTATtcactaaatgaaaatatacacGTTATAATTAGTGACTCAAACTCTGAGTGCATGCAGATAGTGGTGTTTGTTTACTGTTGTTGGTTTTGATGAATCACAGTGCGATCTGTTCACCTGTGTATCTGTTCATCAGGAGATGAGGAGCAGCGGTCTTCTGGCTCCAGAGGAGAACAAACAGAGAAGCATCCAGCCCATCAACAAACCTGAACATCTCAGATCCACCGTGAGAGCCAGTCTAAATATGAAGGTCGTTGTAGTTTATGTTAAGTGTCAACAcatcatgtgtgtttgtgtcgtCTCAGAAACCCTTGAGGAGGATTGACATACAGGAGGTGGGTGGAGAGATCTCATCGTCCACGTCTGCCGTCACGTCTTCACC
The sequence above is drawn from the Onychostoma macrolepis isolate SWU-2019 chromosome 04, ASM1243209v1, whole genome shotgun sequence genome and encodes:
- the rpap3 gene encoding RNA polymerase II-associated protein 3 isoform X2 — encoded protein: MSGNKAVELQIQMRQNAEDLQNFMKELNNWEEEIKKKDQQLRTGNVSEPPTLPPVRNKDYKKTKKSVKHQTNGDGPKEQKEAQRIKSYDYQAWDKFDVEKTLEAMDTEESPAHSNESDSEGLPVDRDLALTEKEKGNELFRDGRYDSAIECYTRGMDADPYSPVLPTNRAACFFRLNKFAVAESDCNLAIALDGKYIKAYIRRAAARVVLNKHQDALEDYEVVLKLDPGNSEAQNEIQKLQQVLGSSGGTAEKSESDAEQTTADPLQQQRLQEQQRKQEAVVQKDRGNAYFKEGKYEAAVECYSRGMEADGTNALLPANRAMAYLKLHRFSEAEQDCSAALALDATYAKAFARRATARAALGRIREAKEDFEQVLKLEPGNKQATSEIEKLSAEMRSSGLLAPEENKQRSIQPINKPEHLRSTKPLRRIDIQEVGGEISSSTSAVTSSPHHKIQKIEESVSDAPLSRAPEDSSPDAESIPPPPSSSFQLEADLRKISRQPQSTYRYLKQISPDAYLKIFQNSLEPDVLNHILKTFHSCFQHEDASLLLAVLRSLASVRRFDMAVMFMSSAEKKMLQELFDWIHSTDLGDASVQDLQKKYGL
- the rpap3 gene encoding RNA polymerase II-associated protein 3 isoform X1 — encoded protein: MSGNKAVELQIQMRQNAEDLQNFMKELNNWEEEIKKKDQQLRTGNVSEPPKTLPPVRNKDYKKTKKSVKHQTNGDGPKEQKEAQRIKSYDYQAWDKFDVEKTLEAMDTEESPAHSNESDSEGLPVDRDLALTEKEKGNELFRDGRYDSAIECYTRGMDADPYSPVLPTNRAACFFRLNKFAVAESDCNLAIALDGKYIKAYIRRAAARVVLNKHQDALEDYEVVLKLDPGNSEAQNEIQKLQQVLGSSGGTAEKSESDAEQTTADPLQQQRLQEQQRKQEAVVQKDRGNAYFKEGKYEAAVECYSRGMEADGTNALLPANRAMAYLKLHRFSEAEQDCSAALALDATYAKAFARRATARAALGRIREAKEDFEQVLKLEPGNKQATSEIEKLSAEMRSSGLLAPEENKQRSIQPINKPEHLRSTKPLRRIDIQEVGGEISSSTSAVTSSPHHKIQKIEESVSDAPLSRAPEDSSPDAESIPPPPSSSFQLEADLRKISRQPQSTYRYLKQISPDAYLKIFQNSLEPDVLNHILKTFHSCFQHEDASLLLAVLRSLASVRRFDMAVMFMSSAEKKMLQELFDWIHSTDLGDASVQDLQKKYGL
- the rpap3 gene encoding RNA polymerase II-associated protein 3 isoform X4, whose amino-acid sequence is MSGNKAVELQIQMRQNAEDLQNFMKELNNWEEEIKKKDQQLRTGNTLPPVRNKDYKKTKKSVKHQTNGDGPKEQKEAQRIKSYDYQAWDKFDVEKTLEAMDTEESPAHSNESDSEGLPVDRDLALTEKEKGNELFRDGRYDSAIECYTRGMDADPYSPVLPTNRAACFFRLNKFAVAESDCNLAIALDGKYIKAYIRRAAARVVLNKHQDALEDYEVVLKLDPGNSEAQNEIQKLQQVLGSSGGTAEKSESDAEQTTADPLQQQRLQEQQRKQEAVVQKDRGNAYFKEGKYEAAVECYSRGMEADGTNALLPANRAMAYLKLHRFSEAEQDCSAALALDATYAKAFARRATARAALGRIREAKEDFEQVLKLEPGNKQATSEIEKLSAEMRSSGLLAPEENKQRSIQPINKPEHLRSTKPLRRIDIQEVGGEISSSTSAVTSSPHHKIQKIEESVSDAPLSRAPEDSSPDAESIPPPPSSSFQLEADLRKISRQPQSTYRYLKQISPDAYLKIFQNSLEPDVLNHILKTFHSCFQHEDASLLLAVLRSLASVRRFDMAVMFMSSAEKKMLQELFDWIHSTDLGDASVQDLQKKYGL
- the rpap3 gene encoding RNA polymerase II-associated protein 3 isoform X3 gives rise to the protein MSGNKAVELQIQMRQNAEDLQNFMKELNNWEEEIKKKDQQLRTGNKTLPPVRNKDYKKTKKSVKHQTNGDGPKEQKEAQRIKSYDYQAWDKFDVEKTLEAMDTEESPAHSNESDSEGLPVDRDLALTEKEKGNELFRDGRYDSAIECYTRGMDADPYSPVLPTNRAACFFRLNKFAVAESDCNLAIALDGKYIKAYIRRAAARVVLNKHQDALEDYEVVLKLDPGNSEAQNEIQKLQQVLGSSGGTAEKSESDAEQTTADPLQQQRLQEQQRKQEAVVQKDRGNAYFKEGKYEAAVECYSRGMEADGTNALLPANRAMAYLKLHRFSEAEQDCSAALALDATYAKAFARRATARAALGRIREAKEDFEQVLKLEPGNKQATSEIEKLSAEMRSSGLLAPEENKQRSIQPINKPEHLRSTKPLRRIDIQEVGGEISSSTSAVTSSPHHKIQKIEESVSDAPLSRAPEDSSPDAESIPPPPSSSFQLEADLRKISRQPQSTYRYLKQISPDAYLKIFQNSLEPDVLNHILKTFHSCFQHEDASLLLAVLRSLASVRRFDMAVMFMSSAEKKMLQELFDWIHSTDLGDASVQDLQKKYGL